A single genomic interval of Terriglobus albidus harbors:
- a CDS encoding uroporphyrinogen-III synthase, whose amino-acid sequence MTHRVLVIRALHQSSELADALQQAGLEPVIVPVLEIAPPQSFAGLEDAIARLSTFDWLLFTSANAVEVFRQRFRGELPPTLRLAVIGSITARAAQKAGFEIALQPEKATGEGLAEALLPRAPGARMLLVRAAVARDVLPATLEEAGAKVEIAEAYRTVIPASAPGVLRELFAGPAPPAAIAFTSSSSVHHLLQVLEAGGLRLPESTILATIGPITSATLRDAGYLPTVEAKEANVISLAKAIASALEQVV is encoded by the coding sequence ATGACTCATCGAGTCCTTGTCATCCGCGCTCTTCATCAGAGTTCCGAGCTGGCCGATGCGCTTCAGCAGGCTGGCTTGGAGCCTGTGATCGTGCCGGTGCTTGAGATTGCTCCGCCGCAGAGCTTTGCTGGACTGGAGGATGCCATTGCACGTCTTTCCACGTTCGATTGGCTGTTGTTTACCAGCGCTAATGCGGTTGAGGTCTTTCGCCAGCGCTTCCGCGGAGAGTTGCCGCCCACATTACGCCTGGCGGTGATTGGAAGTATTACGGCGCGGGCGGCGCAGAAAGCCGGCTTCGAGATCGCGCTGCAGCCTGAGAAGGCGACCGGCGAAGGTCTGGCCGAGGCGCTGCTGCCTCGTGCCCCCGGGGCACGTATGCTGCTGGTGCGTGCCGCGGTTGCGCGAGATGTTCTTCCCGCGACACTTGAGGAGGCCGGAGCGAAAGTGGAGATTGCGGAGGCCTACAGAACCGTAATCCCAGCCTCAGCTCCTGGCGTGTTGCGGGAGCTTTTCGCCGGCCCAGCTCCGCCCGCTGCCATTGCCTTTACCTCGTCTTCGTCGGTGCATCATCTGTTGCAGGTGTTGGAGGCGGGTGGCCTGCGGCTGCCTGAGTCGACCATCCTGGCGACCATCGGCCCCATTACCTCTGCTACGCTGCGTGATGCGGGCTACCTGCCGACTGTCGAAGCGAAGGAGGCCAATGTGATCTCGCTCGCGAAGGCGATTGCGTCTGCTCTGGAGCAGGTCGTATGA
- the hemC gene encoding hydroxymethylbilane synthase: protein MNLRIGSRGSALALWQAEHVACLLRAHGHEVSIEIIKTTGDRMQEPGFVVPAGVDGKGIFTKEIEEALAAGRVDLAVHSLKDLPTELNPAFELGAIPERADSRDALICPEWLLMHTLPIGARIGTTSPRRRAQLLAHRPDFQFVPIRGNIDTRLRKLREGQCDALVLAAAGLDRLGPEKLNMPPDWVRQRFDPEDICPSPGQGALAIEIRSGDAAVGEAVRLLHCETTAWCVDAERAVLAALGGGCSVPIGAHCAGEGKFRRMLACVVAEDGDRMVQISRTPEEEDTPQSFGEFVAGELERRGANELLHPTV, encoded by the coding sequence GTGAACCTTCGTATCGGCTCCCGTGGATCGGCGTTGGCGCTCTGGCAGGCTGAGCATGTTGCCTGCCTGCTGCGCGCGCACGGCCACGAGGTCTCCATTGAGATCATCAAGACCACCGGCGACCGGATGCAGGAACCAGGCTTCGTTGTGCCTGCGGGCGTGGACGGCAAGGGAATCTTCACCAAGGAGATCGAAGAGGCGCTTGCCGCCGGCAGGGTCGATCTCGCCGTGCACTCGCTCAAGGATCTGCCGACCGAGTTGAACCCGGCCTTCGAGCTGGGAGCGATTCCGGAGCGTGCGGACTCACGCGATGCGCTGATCTGCCCGGAGTGGCTGCTGATGCACACGCTGCCGATCGGCGCTCGTATCGGAACTACGAGTCCTCGCCGCCGGGCGCAGTTGCTGGCGCATCGGCCGGACTTTCAGTTTGTGCCGATCCGCGGCAATATCGATACCCGCCTGCGCAAGCTGCGGGAAGGGCAGTGTGATGCGCTGGTCCTGGCTGCCGCCGGGCTCGACCGCCTGGGGCCGGAGAAGCTGAACATGCCGCCGGATTGGGTTCGTCAGCGTTTCGATCCAGAGGATATCTGTCCTTCTCCGGGGCAGGGGGCTCTGGCGATCGAGATCCGGTCGGGGGATGCTGCTGTGGGTGAGGCTGTCCGCCTGCTGCACTGCGAGACGACCGCCTGGTGTGTGGATGCGGAGCGTGCGGTGTTGGCGGCGCTGGGCGGAGGCTGCAGCGTGCCCATCGGAGCGCACTGTGCCGGAGAAGGGAAGTTCCGCCGTATGCTGGCCTGCGTCGTTGCCGAGGATGGCGATCGGATGGTGCAGATCTCGCGTACTCCCGAAGAGGAGGACACGCCGCAGAGCTTTGGCGAGTTTGTCGCCGGGGAGTTGGAACGCCGCGGAGCCAACGAACTTCTTCATCCAACGGTTTAA